One Mus caroli chromosome 6, CAROLI_EIJ_v1.1, whole genome shotgun sequence genomic window, AGCCACCGAAGACAGACTTGCCCTCCCCCACATCCCAGAGCTGTGTTAGGCACTCCTTTTTGCTCCAAATGGCTTCTTAGACTTCTTCGCCTCCCCAGCTTGCCCTTTGGTACCATGATGCATGCCTTCCGTAGCACTGTGCTGTCCAGCACACGGTGACCATTGCCGCCGTGCTGATCTCTGAAGTGATGTTGAAGCAGAAGGGCtggctggggagctggggagactTGGATAGGGATTGACTAGAGTTGGAGCAGCAGTGTGTAGCTAGCTCACCCAGCTTCTCTGTTAACTTCACCCTGTTCTGCCTTCCTTAACTTCAGTTTCCTCAGTACCCAGGACCAAAAGCCGACACTCCCCAGTCCTTATGGCCCCAGCCAGAGCTGCAGGTTGGTTTGCATCCTTGGGACACCATTTTAAATGATGACAATGTTGGGGAAATGGAAATAACATTTTTGAGTGAATGAAAGAAGTTCCAGCATTCTTATGTGGGTCTGCATGCTAGGAAAGTGGTAATTACCTGGtgcctattttaaaacaaatttaagccAGGAGTGGTAGTATAAGCCTGTAGTCCTAGTAGTCCTAGTTCTCAGGGGATGTGCTAGggtggaggagggcagaggaatGAGAACTCAAAGCCAGcttcagtttcttaaaaaaacaaaaacaaaaccaaagaaaccaacaaaccaaccaatcaataaaaaaattaacttttcaaaAAGGAACCCTTTAGAGTTAATAAAGATGTATCATAATAGTTACTAGAAAAGTTAAGTAATGGTATTTTTGTTTACAGTCCAGATTTGAGAGGTGAACCAAACTGGTAATATGGGCCTAAGCCCTTGTGTAACATGGCATGACCAGTGGAACCAGCAAAAGCCACTTCCCTTTGCCAAGATGGTCTCTGGTCTTGCCTGGGTATTGGCTGGTGGGCTTTGCACTGTGGGGGTCCCTGAAACACCATAGCAGCAGAGGGTCTCTCCGTGTGAAACAAGAAATTCTGGTTCAATACGACTCAGTAGCCAGTGCTGGTTCAAACATCCAGAGTCTGATACTGGGCAGTTTATTTTAGGCTTATTTAAGTTcagtacaatttggaaaacagtttCTAGTTCAGTGCAAACCCGAGTACACAATAAAGGTGAGGGCATAGCTATGCAGAAACTCTTCAAAGTACATGCccctcttccataaagatgggttctataaGTAGACTACACATGCCATCTTAAGGTTCCAGGAGAGGACTGGTGTGGTCTCATTCTTACAGATAGAACAGAGGTCATTTAGGCTGCTAACCACATTTATATTCCCAGCCATCTGAGCGAGGAAACAATCTCTCTCTGAGACAACCCTGTGTGTTTAATATTCCTAGTTTCTATGAGCACAAGGACTTCGCGCCATCTGCATGGCATCCTGCAGTTCCCTGCTGCACAGGacacatgcccaggagaggctggcctgactgtctgtctctctttaggGCCCAAGCAGAATTGAGAGAGAGGAGCCAGCTGATCCTCAGAGGCACCTGCATCCCTGTGACTGACAGCACTGCCAGGACCCGGTGGTCTGAACCGTCTTCAGTATCATGGAGCCTCCtggagagaagccaggagaggctGAGGCGCTGAGCATCACACCCCAGCTGCTGAAGTCCCACTCAGGAGAGTTtgccctggattccatcctgtTGCTGAAGCTTCGGGGTTTAGGGGTGGTGgacctgggttgtttgggggagTGCCTGAACCTTGAGTGGCTTGACCTATCAGGCAACGCACTTACCCACCTGGGCCCACTGGCATCCCTGCGCCAGCTGGCTGTGCTCAACGTCTCCAATAATCGTCTTACAGGGCTGGAGCCACTAGCAGCCTGTGAGAACCTGCAGAGCCTCAATGCTGCTGGTAACCTGCTGACCACTCCTGGTCAGCTGCAGTGTCTGGCTGGGCTGCAGGCCCTGGAGCACCTGAGGCTCCGGGACCCTTTGGCTCGGCTCAGCAACCCGCTCTGTGCAAATGCTTCCTACTGGGCTGTGGTCCGAGAGCTACTGCctggcctcaaagtcatagaTGGGGAACGAGTGAGTGGGCGGGGCAGTGAGCTGTACCAGTTATGCCGAGACCTGGACAGTTCCTTGCGCTCCGGCTCCAGCCCAGGGCCCAGAGCCATCGAGGCCCAGCCATGGGTAGAGCCCGGCTACTGGGAGTCCTGGCCCATCCGGAGCAGCTCCATTCTGGAGGAGGCCTGCCGACAGTTCCAGGACACACTGCAGGAATGCCTTGACCTGGATCGTCAGGCCAGCAATAGCTTGGCCCAGGCCCAGCAGGCTCTCAGCCCTGCAGAAACCacctcttcctttgtcttttaaatgCAACTCTTAGCCAAGGTGGTCTGATCATAGACATTCCTTCCCTGCCCCATGTGcttgcctatctatctatctatctatctatctatctatctatctatctatctatttgtctatttatttatatctggTCACTGACCCTGCAGACTATGTTGTTCATTCATCCCTTTCTTGAGAGCTCCTAACTCCTGCGTCTCCTCAAGGgtgtttcctccctcctcccacagccTCAAGGACACACTTTCCAGATCGCCTCTAGAAGGGAGAGGAAATCCCCTCACTATCTGGCAAATGCACCATGCGGCCAGGCTGCAGGGGCTCTGGGCAATGCTGTGCCTGGGCTCCCTCAAGTTCCCAACCTAAGGCTTTGTGGGTAAGGTTACTTGCCACCTGCTTATTCTTATGAAATAGTTCAGTGCTCATGTTATCACTTGTCTCGTCTCCAGCAAATGCGCGGGGGCTTCTGAACCTCtgctttggtcctgtggaaggCTCCTACACTTGCCCTACCTGCTGCTTCCTGGTACTAGGCAGGaagtgtggacacac contains:
- the Lrrc61 gene encoding leucine-rich repeat-containing protein 61, which encodes MEPPGEKPGEAEALSITPQLLKSHSGEFALDSILLLKLRGLGVVDLGCLGECLNLEWLDLSGNALTHLGPLASLRQLAVLNVSNNRLTGLEPLAACENLQSLNAAGNLLTTPGQLQCLAGLQALEHLRLRDPLARLSNPLCANASYWAVVRELLPGLKVIDGERVSGRGSELYQLCRDLDSSLRSGSSPGPRAIEAQPWVEPGYWESWPIRSSSILEEACRQFQDTLQECLDLDRQASNSLAQAQQALSPAETTSSFVF